The sequence GGTGAAGGCGATCATCAACCGCGTCGAGGACCGCGTTGACAACTTCGTAAAGAACTACGACAAATCGCTCGACCGGAGCAAGCTTGACGGTTCGAGCCGCGAAGATTGGCTGATGAAGCGAGCGCGCGATCTCGAAGCTGCGACCGATGAACTCGCGCGTGAATTCGATCGCCGAGACGCTTGGATCGAGAACAAGGAAGAAGTTCGCCGCTGCCTGAATATCGCCAGCGACATTGACAAGAATATGAAGAATTACCGTTTCGGCGCGACAACCGAGGCGAACTGGAGCCGCGTTCGATATGAATTGAACACGTTGGCCGATGTTTACAATCTGGCGAAGGTCGGATCAAGCGTTTACAAATAGATCGCAACGGGACCGATCGAACCAACCGGGGCGGGCTTTCAGGAGTCCGCCTCGGTTTTTTTCGAAAATGTAGTAAAATGTCCGCAGTTTTCGGGTATGCAACGATGATCGAAGCGGGAAAGGTTTTACAAAATCGGTACAAGGTCGTTCGACAGGTCGGACAGGGCGGAATGGGCGCGGTTTACATCGCGACCGACGAACGCTTCGGAAGCACCGTGGCGATCAAGGAGACGCTTTTCACCGACGACAAGTTCCGAAAGGCGTTCGAACGCGAGGCGAAACTCCTCAACAGTCTCCGGCATCCGGCGTTGCCGCGCGTCAGCGATCATTTCATCGAGGGCAACGGCCAGTTCATCGTGATGGAATACATCGCCGGCGAGGACCTTTCCGAACAGATCGAGAACGACGGCCGCGCTTTTCCGGTCGGAGATGTTTTGAACTGGGCCGATCAACTGCTCGATGCGCTCGACTATCTTCATTCTCAAGTGATGCCGGTCGTGCATCGCGACATCAAACCGCAGAATCTGAAACTTACGCCTGAGGGACAGGTCGTTCTTCTCGACTTCGGTTTGGCGAAGGGAAATACGACCAACCCGGAATCGGCGACGGCGGCGAAGAGCGTTTTCGGATATTCGAGGAATTACGCGTCGCTCGAGCAGATCCAGGGAACCGGGACCGATCCGCGCAGCGATCTCTACAGTCTCGCGGCGACGCTCTATCACTTGCTCGCCGGAAGTCCGCCGGTCGACGCGTTGACGCGGGCGATGAACGTTCTCAGCGACAAGCCGGATCCGTCGATGGCGATCGCCGGGGTTCGACCGGAAGTTCCGGTTGGCGTTTCGGAGGTTCTTGAGCGGGCGATGTCGCTCAACGCGAACGAGCGTCCGGCGACGGCCCGGGAGATGAAGTCGATGCTCGAGGCAGCGGCCCGAGGAGAGAGCTTTGCGGCAGCGCCGACGATTGTTGAAGGCGCACCGCAAACGAATCTTTTTACTCAGAACACGCAATTGCAGTCCGACGTCGAGACCGGTCGCAAACAATCGGAGATCCACACGGTAGCGCTCTCCGGCGGCGAATCCAAAGTCACGAAAATGCGTTCCGATGTTCGGTCGGACGACCTTGCGGCCGGGAAGCCGAAGCGGCACGGTTTGGCAATCGGCGCCGCCCTCGGCGGGCTGGTTTTGCTTGGCGGCGCGGCGGGCGCGGCTTATGTCTTCGGCCCGTCGACGGGTAACGTGAACACGGCTTCGAATGCGAACGTCGAGAGAAAGACCGCAGCGGCGAACGATTCGAACGAGAATACGAACGTCGCATTGACGAACGCGAATGTCGCGAATCAGACGACGGCGGAATCCAACAGTCTTCCGGCGAATCAAGCGAAGGCCGAAACGGTCAAAGATGGCCCGAAGCCGGTAGTTTCGAAAACGCAGGATGCAACGAAGTCCGATGCCAGGGTCGATGCGCAAACGGTCCCGACGCCGCCGAATGCGCGTCCCGATCCGGCAGTGACGGATCGTCCGCCGCCGCCCGGCGAGGTCGGTCCGGCGCGCGACCCTCGAACGAATCAGACGATCCCGCCGGATGTTTGGAGAAAGATGACCCCGGCACAGCGCAAGAAACTGCGGCGTGCGCTGGAATTGCAGCGGGAACAGCAGAATCGTCCCGATCCGCCGCAGGATTAGCTTTTCAATTCCGAACCGATGAGCGCGGCGATCCGTGCGGTCTGTGATTCAAGAAATTCCCGCGTGATTTTGCCGTCCGCGGGTTTTTCGATCAGGAGCAGCGGGTGATAGACGATCTCGACCTTGCGAAACCGCGGATATCCGAAACCTTGCGGCCAGACGCGATTCGCGCCGCGTACGGTCACCGGCAAAATCGGAACGTTTGCGGTGACCGCGATCCGCGCCGCGCCGGTTTTGAATTCCAGGAGTTGTCCGTCGGCAAATTCGCGCACGCCCTCGGGGAAGATCAAGAGCGTCGCGCCGTCGCGGAGCGCGCCGAGCGACTCGCGCAAAACGTCTTTTGTCCTGCCCGACGCGGTGTTCACCGGAAACGACCCGAGAAACTTGATGATCTGGCCGATCACGGGCCAACCGAAGGCGCGATCCCACGCCATAAATCGGAACTTTCGTTTGAGCGGAGAGCAGATCCAGAACGGATCCATATAGGTTTGGTGGTTGGCGACGATCAAAAGCGCGCCCTGAGGCAGGTTTTTGATGTTCTCCGTTCCGCGGTATTTGATGCGCCAGGCGATTCTGCTGACGCCGCGGATAAATAGCCGTACGCCGTCCATAACCAGCGGCGGCGTATACCAAATGGGGGCGCGTTTTGATTTCACAGGGCTTAGGACCGGTCGATTCCTTCGAGCGGGAATGCACCGTCAGCAAACCTCAAATGTGCCCGCGGCATTCCATCGGTTCCGGTGCGGACGTTTCTGACTTCGGCGACCAGAGTCACATTATATTCAACCGACTGGAATTTAACAAAATCGCCCACCTTAAGCGGAAGGCTCGTGTAAACGGTCGCACCGGAAACACTTATGTTTTCGGTAACGGTCTGCTCGTGCGCGGTGACATTGCCGTCCGCATCGCAAACATCAAGAGTGACACTGATCGGAAGAGCATAGCGCAGGTGTCTTCGTCGGTTCATTGTCGAACCGGTTTCCGTGACTTTCCAGAACTCGTCACCATCGTATCCCGAAGCTTCATAAAGGCAAAAGGGGTTTCGAAGGTAGCCCGGCGGCGGATCTTTCCCGGTGAAGGCGACGCCGATCTGGTGAGCCTCTTTGTAGTTCATCAGTACGGAACGGCAGAAGCGAACGACCGACCAGACCGAGTATTCATCCGACTTTTCGTCGAAACGCCTCATTTGCGTCGGAAGCGGAAGCGAGACAAGTATTATTTGGCCAACTTCGAGCGGTCGCCTGAAGTAAAAACTCATTCCGTACGGCGAGACATTGACCGATCCAGTGATCTCGCGTTGAATCGATGTTTCAGGCGTTCGCACCGAGATAACGGTCGGTAATGAGAGCGCTATTCGGGAACAACGGCGTCGGATTTCAGTGTTGCCGCTCATTAATGTCTTCTGCGGCCTCTTGCTTGCTCGGCGGGGCATTTGTTTCATCGTCGGCTTGCGCAACGTCTTCCGGCACATCGTGAGACGGCACCTCCTTGATCGGAAAATCTGCCGTGACGAATTCGAGGTGGATTCGGTTAACGTTATCGTGATGGCTCCGACGGTTCCGAACCACCGCAAGTACAGAGAATTGAGGTTGTTGGAGAGTGAACCGAACGCAATCGCCTATGTTCACATCGAGCGTCGAAAGAACCGCCGACCCGCGCTGACTTATGTTCTCGGTAACGGATTCTGTTTCCGCAGCAGGACTATCTTCATCGGAGACCGCCGATATTGTGACATCGGCCCTGAATGGGAATCGTGAGAACTTTCTCGTGATGAATGGCCGTGTCGTCTCTGTTATCTTCCAAAGCCCGTCTTCGGCAATCCCGACGATGCGGTACCATTTCTTCGGATCAAGCTGATAGTCGTCCTGCTCGATTCTTCCGACGAATGCCACGCCAACCTGAAAACTGCAGGATTCAGACAAATACTGGCAGTGTTGGACAACGCCCCAAACTCGGTATAGTTCCCGCTCCTGGTCATATGCTCTCAGGTGCCTTGGAAGAGGCACGAGCAACGACAACAACTGGCCCGGGTGGCAATCGTGTTTCAAAAAGAATCCGGCGCCGGTACGTGAGAAAGAAATTGCTTCGGTGTGCTCTTTCCAAACCGAGCCTTCCGCGTCTTTGCCTTTGACCAGTGTGCTTGACGTGGTATACATCCGGTCGGATTTCCGAAGATCCGGTAATTCGTTGAGGTTCACTTTCATACTCCTTTTTCCTGAATGCAGACAACTGGGAATGGGGTAACCAGCGCGAATTTGAGACGCACTTGATCCGGATTTCGGGAATTGAACTTCATTCGATTCCTTCGAGCGGGAAGAAGTGGTCGATGAACTCGATGTGAAGGCGTGGAATCCCGTCCGGACCCAGACGTTTTCCGCGGACGACCGAAATGATCGTCGTCTTGTACTGTTCACTCGTAACTCGCAGGAACGAGCCGACGTGAGTCTCCAGCGACGTAAACACCGCCGCGCCGCCGAGCGAAATATTTTCCGTCACCGTCATCTCGGCCGCCGTGACGTTGCCCTCGTCGTCAAGGGTTTCGAGGAGAAAGCTGACCGGGATCGGATATCGCGAATGCCGTCGGAGCTCACGCGGAAGTTCGTTTTCGTCGGGCCGGTCCGGCGCTTCGGTGATCTGCCAGAAGCTGTCCTCCGGTCGTTCGACGATCTCGTAGAGTCTTGAAGGATCGTCGAAATACCCGTTCGGCGGATCCTTTCCGATGAACGCGAGGCCGATCGCGTATTGTTCGGGGGTCAGGTTGCTGCTGATTGAGATACAGCGCCGAACGAGTCCCCAGATTCGATACTGCGGTTCCATATGGTCGAAACAGCGAAGTTGCCGCGGCATCGGTAGGGTCAAGACGACCAGTCGACCGCGCTTGACAGGTCGGTTCAGATGAAAACCGGCCCCGAACGCCGAAACGTCCTTAAGACGTGTGATCTCGTTCCACGAAACCGTGCGGTCGATCTTTCCTTCGACGCGGACGGGCAAAGCGAGCGCCAGGCGTTGAATCCGCCGTGCTTCTTTTTCGCTTACTTGAGTGTTCGTATACATTGAAAAAGCCTCGGTAAACAGGACTGTCTTTCGTCGCAGAGTGGATTGTTGAGGAGGCCGAAAAGTCCGGATTCCGGCGTTTTAAGCCGACTTTCGATAGTTTGCTAAACAGGCTCCAAGCCTGTAAAATAAGGATACAATTAAATTGGATTTAATTCCAGAACTTTTTATGTTCACGCCTTTTGTTGAAACCCATCTAACAAAAGAACTTACAGGATTCATCAAAAAATAAATGGATAATCTTATCGAACGCAATCAGATTAATATTGAGGACGAAATGCGGCGGTCGTACCTCGATTATGCAATGAGCGTGATCATCGGCCGCGCGCTTCCGGACGTCCGCGACGGGCTCAAGCCGGTTCACCGGCGCGTCCTCTGGGCGATGCACGAACTCGGCAATACCTACAACAAACCGTACAAGAAATCCGCGCGCGTCGTCGGCGACGTTATCGGTAAGTACCACCCGCACGGGGACACTGCGGTCTATGACACGGTCGTCCGGCTGGCGCAGGATTTCTCGCTCCGCTACCCGATGGTCGACGGACAGGGAAACTTCGGCAGTATCGACGGCGACAACGCGGCGGCCATGCGGTATTGTGTTGTAGGCAAAACACTTACGGTTACAAATCGCGGGTTGGTAAAGATCGGGGAACTTTCGGACCGGGAAGAGATCACGGTCAACGTCCTGTCGCATCATCAAAATATCAATTCGGCGAGCAAGTGGTTCGATTGCGGCGAGCACCCGGTGAAGACGGTTCGCACCAAGCTCGGTTTCGAGATCACTGGAACCGAAAATCACCCGTTGCTCGTTTGGGAAACGGCACGCGATAACCGCCCCCGTTTTGTTTGGAAGATGATCGGCGATTTGAAAAACGGGGATTTCCTTGTCATCGATCGCAGCGAAAAGCTCTGGCCCGAAAGTGAATTGGATCTGGCGAGTTTTGTGCCCGAATTCGAGAATCCGCGAACAGTCCGGCATCAGCTGCCGAAGACACTCGGCGAAGATCTCGCGTTTCTGCTGGGAGC is a genomic window of Acidobacteriota bacterium containing:
- a CDS encoding protein kinase, which codes for MSAVFGYATMIEAGKVLQNRYKVVRQVGQGGMGAVYIATDERFGSTVAIKETLFTDDKFRKAFEREAKLLNSLRHPALPRVSDHFIEGNGQFIVMEYIAGEDLSEQIENDGRAFPVGDVLNWADQLLDALDYLHSQVMPVVHRDIKPQNLKLTPEGQVVLLDFGLAKGNTTNPESATAAKSVFGYSRNYASLEQIQGTGTDPRSDLYSLAATLYHLLAGSPPVDALTRAMNVLSDKPDPSMAIAGVRPEVPVGVSEVLERAMSLNANERPATAREMKSMLEAAARGESFAAAPTIVEGAPQTNLFTQNTQLQSDVETGRKQSEIHTVALSGGESKVTKMRSDVRSDDLAAGKPKRHGLAIGAALGGLVLLGGAAGAAYVFGPSTGNVNTASNANVERKTAAANDSNENTNVALTNANVANQTTAESNSLPANQAKAETVKDGPKPVVSKTQDATKSDARVDAQTVPTPPNARPDPAVTDRPPPPGEVGPARDPRTNQTIPPDVWRKMTPAQRKKLRRALELQREQQNRPDPPQD
- a CDS encoding 1-acyl-sn-glycerol-3-phosphate acyltransferase, translating into MKSKRAPIWYTPPLVMDGVRLFIRGVSRIAWRIKYRGTENIKNLPQGALLIVANHQTYMDPFWICSPLKRKFRFMAWDRAFGWPVIGQIIKFLGSFPVNTASGRTKDVLRESLGALRDGATLLIFPEGVREFADGQLLEFKTGAARIAVTANVPILPVTVRGANRVWPQGFGYPRFRKVEIVYHPLLLIEKPADGKITREFLESQTARIAALIGSELKS
- a CDS encoding PilZ domain-containing protein, translating into MRTPETSIQREITGSVNVSPYGMSFYFRRPLEVGQIILVSLPLPTQMRRFDEKSDEYSVWSVVRFCRSVLMNYKEAHQIGVAFTGKDPPPGYLRNPFCLYEASGYDGDEFWKVTETGSTMNRRRHLRYALPISVTLDVCDADGNVTAHEQTVTENISVSGATVYTSLPLKVGDFVKFQSVEYNVTLVAEVRNVRTGTDGMPRAHLRFADGAFPLEGIDRS
- a CDS encoding PilZ domain-containing protein; this translates as MNLNELPDLRKSDRMYTTSSTLVKGKDAEGSVWKEHTEAISFSRTGAGFFLKHDCHPGQLLSLLVPLPRHLRAYDQERELYRVWGVVQHCQYLSESCSFQVGVAFVGRIEQDDYQLDPKKWYRIVGIAEDGLWKITETTRPFITRKFSRFPFRADVTISAVSDEDSPAAETESVTENISQRGSAVLSTLDVNIGDCVRFTLQQPQFSVLAVVRNRRSHHDNVNRIHLEFVTADFPIKEVPSHDVPEDVAQADDETNAPPSKQEAAEDINERQH
- a CDS encoding PilZ domain-containing protein, yielding MYTNTQVSEKEARRIQRLALALPVRVEGKIDRTVSWNEITRLKDVSAFGAGFHLNRPVKRGRLVVLTLPMPRQLRCFDHMEPQYRIWGLVRRCISISSNLTPEQYAIGLAFIGKDPPNGYFDDPSRLYEIVERPEDSFWQITEAPDRPDENELPRELRRHSRYPIPVSFLLETLDDEGNVTAAEMTVTENISLGGAAVFTSLETHVGSFLRVTSEQYKTTIISVVRGKRLGPDGIPRLHIEFIDHFFPLEGIE